Proteins encoded by one window of Flagellimonas lutaonensis:
- a CDS encoding efflux RND transporter periplasmic adaptor subunit: protein MISRYNVKRWLPFMIGVLLMAACGDRAAKSDTASEPIPVSVATVETGSERYFTAGSGQIRSGNSAVLSTRMMGHIERIPVRVGQKVNKDDLLVVINNMDLRAKKAQVSASIIEAKAAFANAKKDYDRFVNLFQKNSASQKELDDMTARYEMAKARLQAAEEMEKEVNAQFAYVNIRAPFKGVVTNTFVDVGEMANPGMPLVGIEAPGALEVVAKIPENKVGQLREGMTAMVTVKVLDTVLNGTLTELSTSASNTGGQYLATVELKNPPASVLSGMYATVAFPVENTQSQMLTVPKQALVERGQLTGIYTVGQNNTAILRWLRLGDPVGDGFEVLSGLSGGETYIVSYQGKLFNGAKVAIQ from the coding sequence ATGATTTCTAGATACAATGTAAAAAGATGGCTCCCATTTATGATTGGGGTGCTTTTAATGGCAGCTTGTGGTGATAGGGCTGCGAAATCTGACACTGCATCAGAACCGATACCCGTTTCGGTCGCAACCGTAGAAACGGGCTCTGAGCGTTATTTCACAGCAGGTAGCGGACAGATACGTTCGGGGAACAGTGCTGTTTTGAGTACTCGAATGATGGGGCATATTGAACGAATCCCTGTAAGGGTGGGCCAAAAAGTCAACAAGGACGATTTGTTGGTCGTCATCAACAATATGGACCTCAGGGCCAAAAAGGCCCAAGTCTCAGCCAGTATCATTGAGGCCAAGGCAGCCTTTGCCAATGCGAAAAAAGACTATGACCGATTTGTGAATCTTTTTCAAAAAAACAGCGCTTCCCAAAAAGAATTGGACGATATGACGGCGCGGTATGAGATGGCCAAGGCCAGATTACAAGCGGCCGAGGAAATGGAAAAAGAGGTCAACGCACAATTCGCTTATGTGAACATACGGGCCCCGTTCAAAGGGGTGGTCACCAACACTTTTGTCGATGTAGGAGAAATGGCAAATCCTGGAATGCCTTTAGTGGGCATCGAGGCCCCGGGGGCCTTGGAAGTGGTGGCCAAAATACCTGAAAACAAGGTCGGCCAATTGCGTGAGGGTATGACAGCAATGGTGACAGTGAAAGTACTTGACACGGTTTTGAACGGTACTTTGACCGAGCTGAGCACTTCGGCCAGCAATACGGGCGGACAATATTTGGCGACTGTGGAACTCAAAAATCCTCCCGCATCGGTATTGTCGGGCATGTATGCCACTGTGGCATTTCCTGTTGAGAATACCCAATCACAAATGTTGACCGTGCCCAAGCAAGCCTTGGTAGAGCGAGGACAGCTCACGGGCATCTATACGGTGGGCCAGAACAACACGGCCATACTGCGCTGGTTGCGTTTGGGTGACCCCGTCGGGGATGGGTTTGAAGTGCTATCAGGTCTGTCAGGGGGAGAAACCTATATCGTTTCTTACCAGGGAAAATTGTTCAATGGTGCCAAGGTCGCCATCCAATAA
- a CDS encoding efflux RND transporter permease subunit: MKEGLAGKIAKGFIGSKLTVLLMIVFMVIGVYSSFLIPREEEPQIDVPMADIFVGYPGANPTEVESRITKPLEKIISNIKGVEYVYSTSMKEAGMVIVQFYVGEDIERSLVRLYDEINKHMDQMPEGVTMPLVKTRAIDDVPILALTLWSETYGDYQLGRISSELLNEIEKVEDVSITKKIGGRNRQLRVVLDKAKMAVSNLDFLRISEMIKANNSQMGAGDFYANDTEFHVTAGGFLSSKEDVENLIVGSAQNQPVYLKQVATVVDGPELAHDYVSFGYGKASGVSDEYPSEYPAVTLSIAKRKGADAMKIADAVLQKVEHLKKTLLPDDVHVEVTRNYGETASQKVSELLLHLIGAIIAVTFVVMLAMGWRGGLVVFLSVPITFALTLLSYYMLDYTLNRITLFALVFVTGIVVDDSIIIAENMHRHFKMRRLPFKDAALYAINEVGNPTILATFTVIASVLPMAFVSGLMGPYMSPMPIGASIAMLLSLFVALTITPYLGYLFLREKDKKKKEKAPIQIQDTFIYRMYEKFERPLIENSKKRWLFLGITFLLLLASIGMFFTKSVAVKMLPFDNKNEFQVVIDMPEGSTLERTAVVAKEIASYLATRPEVVNYQAYVGTSAPITFNGLVRHYDLRGGSNMADIQVNLVDKHDRSAQSHDIAKLLRPRIQEIGSQYGANVKVVEVPPGPPVLSTIVAEVYGPDYEKQIAVAENVKNILENTTDVVDVDWMVEADQKQFDFVVDKEKAMLYGVSTAQIVHTLNMAMSERPVTHLYQTNAFDQIGIVLTLNEKDRSSLEDLKQIRVASKNGNMLPIGDLVIIEESTKEKSIYRKNQKRVVYVTSDMAGELESPVYAILGMTEKLNRIPLPEGYTMNEMYMSQPEFEDDFTVKWDGEWQITLEVFRDLGMAFLGVIVIIYMLIVGWFQNFKAPLVMMVAIPLSLIGIVLGHWIMGAFFTATSFIGMIALAGIMVRNSVLLIDFVNLRKKEGIPLKQAVIEAGAVRTTPILLTAGTVVIGAFVILFDPIFQGLAISLMGGTIASTVLTLLVVPLVYYMIEHKNS, from the coding sequence ATGAAAGAAGGTCTAGCAGGCAAAATCGCCAAAGGATTTATAGGGTCGAAACTGACCGTGCTCTTGATGATCGTGTTCATGGTCATCGGGGTCTATAGTTCGTTTTTGATTCCTAGGGAAGAAGAACCCCAGATCGATGTGCCCATGGCCGATATTTTTGTGGGCTACCCTGGGGCGAACCCCACTGAAGTTGAGTCAAGGATTACCAAACCCCTTGAAAAAATCATCTCGAACATCAAAGGGGTCGAGTATGTCTATTCCACGTCGATGAAGGAAGCAGGGATGGTCATCGTACAGTTTTACGTTGGTGAGGATATTGAGCGTTCTCTGGTCAGACTGTATGATGAGATCAACAAGCACATGGACCAAATGCCCGAAGGGGTCACCATGCCCTTGGTCAAGACCCGGGCCATTGATGACGTGCCAATCTTGGCGTTGACCCTATGGAGTGAAACCTATGGTGATTATCAATTGGGCCGTATATCAAGTGAACTGCTCAATGAGATTGAAAAGGTTGAAGATGTTTCCATCACCAAAAAAATAGGGGGTCGTAATCGACAGCTTAGAGTGGTGCTCGACAAGGCAAAAATGGCCGTGAGCAATCTTGATTTTTTGAGAATTTCCGAAATGATCAAGGCGAACAACAGCCAAATGGGGGCCGGTGATTTTTATGCCAATGACACCGAATTTCATGTAACGGCTGGCGGGTTTTTATCCTCAAAAGAAGACGTGGAAAATCTGATTGTGGGGTCGGCCCAAAATCAACCTGTATATCTCAAGCAGGTGGCCACGGTTGTTGACGGGCCCGAGTTGGCCCATGATTATGTGTCTTTTGGTTACGGCAAGGCGAGTGGGGTGTCTGATGAATATCCTTCCGAATATCCTGCAGTGACCCTATCCATTGCCAAACGAAAGGGTGCCGATGCCATGAAGATAGCAGATGCCGTATTGCAGAAGGTCGAGCATCTTAAAAAGACCTTGCTGCCAGATGATGTGCATGTTGAAGTGACCAGAAACTATGGGGAAACCGCTTCACAAAAAGTATCGGAACTGCTGCTGCACCTGATCGGGGCCATTATTGCCGTGACCTTTGTGGTTATGCTGGCCATGGGCTGGCGTGGTGGTCTGGTGGTGTTCTTGTCGGTGCCCATCACCTTTGCACTCACCTTGCTGAGCTATTATATGCTGGATTATACCCTGAACCGCATCACGCTTTTTGCCTTGGTGTTCGTGACGGGTATCGTAGTCGACGACTCTATCATCATAGCCGAGAACATGCACCGTCATTTCAAGATGCGGCGGTTGCCGTTCAAAGATGCCGCACTGTACGCCATCAATGAGGTGGGCAACCCTACCATTTTGGCCACCTTTACAGTGATTGCTTCGGTATTGCCCATGGCGTTCGTGTCAGGTTTGATGGGGCCCTACATGTCGCCCATGCCCATTGGGGCTTCGATTGCCATGCTGCTCTCGCTCTTTGTGGCTTTGACCATTACCCCCTATCTGGGCTATCTATTTCTTAGGGAAAAGGATAAAAAGAAAAAGGAGAAGGCACCCATACAAATTCAGGATACCTTCATCTACAGAATGTATGAAAAGTTTGAGCGGCCTTTGATAGAAAACAGTAAAAAACGATGGTTGTTCTTGGGCATCACCTTTTTATTGTTGCTGGCCTCAATAGGTATGTTCTTTACAAAATCGGTGGCCGTAAAGATGCTTCCGTTCGACAATAAGAACGAGTTTCAAGTCGTCATTGACATGCCTGAGGGATCGACTCTGGAACGAACCGCTGTAGTGGCCAAAGAAATCGCTTCTTATTTAGCCACAAGGCCCGAGGTGGTCAACTACCAAGCCTATGTTGGTACTTCAGCTCCAATTACCTTCAATGGATTGGTTCGGCACTATGACCTAAGGGGGGGCAGCAATATGGCCGATATTCAGGTGAACCTTGTCGATAAGCACGACCGCAGTGCCCAGAGCCATGATATTGCAAAACTGCTGCGGCCACGCATTCAAGAAATAGGGTCCCAATACGGGGCCAATGTGAAGGTCGTAGAGGTGCCACCGGGCCCTCCGGTACTGTCAACCATTGTGGCTGAGGTGTATGGACCCGATTATGAAAAACAGATTGCAGTGGCCGAAAATGTAAAGAACATCCTTGAAAACACCACTGATGTGGTCGATGTCGATTGGATGGTCGAAGCAGACCAAAAACAATTTGACTTTGTGGTCGATAAAGAAAAGGCCATGCTCTATGGGGTCAGTACCGCACAGATTGTGCACACTTTGAATATGGCCATGTCAGAACGGCCCGTGACGCATCTGTACCAAACGAATGCCTTTGACCAAATCGGGATTGTACTGACGCTGAACGAAAAAGACCGTTCGAGCTTGGAAGACCTCAAGCAGATACGTGTGGCTTCCAAAAATGGAAATATGCTTCCCATTGGTGATTTGGTCATCATTGAAGAAAGTACTAAAGAAAAGAGTATTTACCGCAAAAACCAGAAACGGGTGGTTTATGTGACCTCTGATATGGCAGGCGAGTTAGAGAGCCCTGTATATGCCATTTTGGGCATGACCGAAAAGTTGAATCGAATACCCCTCCCCGAAGGATATACCATGAACGAAATGTATATGTCACAGCCCGAATTTGAAGATGATTTCACCGTGAAGTGGGATGGTGAGTGGCAGATCACACTAGAGGTGTTTCGCGATTTGGGCATGGCCTTTTTGGGTGTTATTGTCATCATCTACATGTTGATTGTAGGCTGGTTCCAAAACTTCAAGGCACCGTTGGTAATGATGGTGGCGATTCCCTTATCATTGATCGGTATTGTTTTGGGCCACTGGATCATGGGGGCTTTTTTCACTGCGACTTCCTTTATCGGAATGATTGCCCTGGCGGGCATCATGGTGCGTAATTCAGTGCTGCTTATCGATTTTGTGAATCTGCGCAAAAAAGAGGGCATTCCTTTAAAACAAGCTGTGATCGAGGCTGGAGCAGTGCGTACCACGCCAATTCTGCTCACGGCGGGCACGGTGGTGATCGGGGCATTCGTGATTTTGTTCGACCCGATATTTCAAGGGTTGGCCATCTCGCTGATGGGCGGCACCATCGCCTCTACGGTATTGACCCTGTTGGTGGTGCCCTTGGTGTATTATATGATTGAACACAAAAATAGTTAG
- a CDS encoding YgaP family membrane protein, whose amino-acid sequence MKNRIVRGVAGSFILISLILAIYVNMNWLWFTAFVGANLLQSSFTKWCLLEDILKKFGVKN is encoded by the coding sequence ATGAAAAATAGAATTGTGAGGGGTGTCGCCGGAAGCTTCATTCTCATCAGCCTGATCTTGGCCATTTATGTCAATATGAACTGGCTTTGGTTCACAGCTTTTGTGGGGGCCAATTTGTTGCAGTCTTCTTTCACCAAATGGTGCTTGTTAGAAGATATTTTGAAGAAATTTGGAGTGAAGAACTGA
- a CDS encoding YeeE/YedE family protein, whose protein sequence is MDALLQPWPWYVSGPLIALTMAILVLLGKRFGMSSNLETLCSLGGAGKFVDYFKVDTRPRRWNLMVVIGAVIGGFIGAHLLSSNDKVAISGDSIEKLESLGFESAGEAYLPTALFGAESLADPKVWALLLIGGFLVGFGARYAGGCTSGHAISGLSDLQLPSLIAVIGFFAGGLIMVHLLFPLIF, encoded by the coding sequence ATGGATGCATTGTTACAACCTTGGCCTTGGTACGTTTCGGGTCCGTTGATAGCCCTGACCATGGCAATTTTGGTATTGCTGGGCAAACGTTTTGGCATGTCTTCAAACCTTGAAACGCTCTGCTCGTTGGGCGGTGCGGGTAAATTTGTCGATTATTTCAAGGTCGATACCCGCCCCCGCAGATGGAATTTGATGGTGGTGATCGGGGCGGTGATAGGGGGTTTTATAGGGGCACACCTACTTTCATCGAATGATAAAGTGGCCATCAGCGGCGATAGTATCGAAAAACTCGAATCATTGGGTTTTGAGAGTGCTGGCGAGGCCTATTTGCCCACAGCGCTTTTTGGTGCCGAATCGTTGGCAGACCCCAAGGTCTGGGCCCTATTGCTCATAGGCGGTTTTCTGGTCGGCTTTGGTGCCCGATATGCCGGCGGCTGTACCTCTGGCCACGCCATCTCAGGCTTGAGCGATTTGCAATTGCCCTCGTTGATTGCCGTAATCGGCTTTTTTGCCGGCGGCTTGATCATGGTACATCTCTTGTTTCCCTTAATCTTTTAA
- a CDS encoding DUF6691 family protein, translated as MKSLLYLLVGIFFGIVLYKSEAASWFRIYEMFQFDAFHMYGIIGSALVLGVVFTQWVKKSGAKSFFGEKITIVPKEKGVARYAIGGVLFGLGWALAGACPGPMYVLFGAGYWAIIVVIFGALLGALVYGLLKSKLPH; from the coding sequence ATGAAAAGCTTGTTGTATCTCTTGGTCGGTATTTTCTTCGGAATTGTTTTGTACAAATCGGAAGCGGCTTCTTGGTTCCGCATCTATGAAATGTTCCAGTTCGATGCCTTTCATATGTACGGCATTATCGGTTCGGCCTTGGTACTGGGTGTAGTTTTCACACAGTGGGTCAAAAAATCAGGGGCAAAATCATTTTTTGGTGAAAAGATTACCATAGTGCCCAAAGAAAAAGGAGTTGCCCGTTATGCCATCGGTGGCGTGTTGTTCGGATTAGGTTGGGCCTTGGCAGGCGCATGCCCTGGGCCGATGTATGTGCTCTTTGGGGCCGGTTATTGGGCCATTATCGTGGTTATTTTTGGCGCCCTTTTGGGAGCCTTGGTGTACGGACTATTAAAAAGCAAACTGCCGCACTAG
- a CDS encoding response regulator, producing MQTTIFIIDDDLVSQFATRYCIEQYDGDFNIVACGSAEEGLKLCANLLAEKEPLPDIIFLDLVMGDMNGWAFIDNLELISEGHKQPDIYVLSAFVNSKDRAIAKEHSLIAGYFDKPLTKASLEKIFAAKTTR from the coding sequence GTGCAAACGACAATTTTTATTATTGATGATGACCTGGTGTCGCAGTTTGCGACCAGGTATTGTATAGAACAGTATGATGGCGACTTTAACATTGTCGCTTGTGGCAGTGCCGAAGAAGGGCTGAAGCTATGTGCCAACCTGCTGGCCGAAAAAGAACCGCTGCCCGATATTATTTTTCTTGATTTGGTAATGGGCGATATGAACGGTTGGGCCTTTATAGATAACTTGGAGTTGATTTCAGAAGGGCACAAGCAGCCCGATATCTATGTGCTTTCCGCCTTTGTAAACTCGAAAGACAGGGCCATTGCCAAAGAACATTCGTTGATTGCCGGTTACTTCGACAAACCATTGACAAAAGCCAGTTTAGAAAAGATTTTTGCCGCCAAAACGACCCGTTGA
- a CDS encoding molybdenum cofactor biosynthesis protein MoaE: MKEKVKNVFIDGAISPEFIANAIAKHQSKTQIGAHDIFLGQVRADKIDGKTVSAIEYTAYEEMANKKFHEIREATFDKFDLSCMHIYHSLGKVAVGEICLFVFVSSPHRKEVFEALHHVVEEIKKEVPVFGKELFEDDSYQWKVNT, encoded by the coding sequence ATGAAAGAAAAAGTAAAAAACGTCTTCATTGACGGGGCCATAAGCCCTGAGTTCATTGCAAATGCGATAGCCAAGCACCAATCAAAAACCCAAATCGGCGCCCATGACATTTTTTTGGGGCAAGTACGCGCTGATAAAATTGACGGCAAAACCGTTTCCGCAATTGAGTACACGGCCTACGAAGAGATGGCGAACAAGAAGTTCCACGAAATTCGTGAGGCAACATTTGATAAGTTTGACCTGAGCTGTATGCACATTTACCATAGCCTGGGCAAAGTTGCTGTCGGCGAGATCTGTCTGTTCGTTTTTGTCTCTTCACCGCATAGAAAGGAAGTTTTTGAGGCCTTGCACCATGTGGTGGAAGAAATCAAGAAGGAAGTGCCCGTTTTTGGCAAAGAACTTTTTGAAGATGATAGTTATCAATGGAAAGTGAACACTTGA
- the moaC gene encoding cyclic pyranopterin monophosphate synthase MoaC: MVDITHKQNTHRTAVAQAIVKVGSKNTIEAIENKKVPKGDVFEMSRAAGFLGIKKTAELLPDCHPLPIEFAAVEYQISKLEIIIKVTVKTFYKTGVEVEAMHGASLVALNLYDMLKPIDKGVEIHHIRLLEKTGGKSDIKND, translated from the coding sequence ATGGTCGATATCACCCATAAACAGAACACCCACAGAACAGCCGTTGCCCAAGCCATTGTAAAAGTGGGGTCAAAGAATACGATTGAGGCCATAGAGAACAAAAAGGTGCCCAAGGGCGACGTGTTCGAGATGAGCCGCGCGGCAGGCTTTTTGGGCATTAAAAAAACGGCCGAACTATTGCCAGATTGCCATCCGCTACCGATTGAATTCGCTGCTGTTGAATATCAGATCTCAAAGCTTGAGATAATAATCAAAGTAACGGTCAAGACCTTTTATAAAACAGGGGTTGAGGTTGAGGCTATGCACGGGGCAAGTTTGGTGGCCTTGAACTTGTATGACATGCTGAAACCCATTGACAAAGGGGTTGAGATACACCATATTCGATTGCTCGAGAAGACCGGCGGAAAATCGGACATAAAAAATGATTGA
- a CDS encoding decarboxylase codes for MNIRYRDLIDQTYHFPQEEFALVDDSLSFHDIPLMELAKKYGSPLKFAYLPKISANIQRAKKWFADAMGKLDYQGNYYYSYCTKSSHFQHVLHEALKNDIHIETSSAFDINIVELLRQRGKIKDDTYVICNGFKRAQYIDNIARLINNGHENCIPIIDNYEEIELLADEITDPFKIGIRIASEEEPKFEFYTSRLGIGYKSIVPFYEEQIKNNDKVELKMLHFFINTGIRDNAYYWNELLKCLKVYVRLKKVCPTLDSLNIGGGFPTKNSLAFEFDYAYMVYEIINQIKMACDEAEVPVPHIFTEFGSFTVGESGGAIYKVLYQKQQNDREKWNMIDSSFITTLPDSWAINKRFIMLPINRWNDEYERVLLGGLTCDSDDYYNSEQHMNAIYLPKFKRDKELYIGFFNIGAYQETIGGFGGLQHCLIPHPKYLLIDRDEEGNLTTTLFKEQQSAGQMLKILGYQQEVDQSAETNRKEVLEA; via the coding sequence ATGAATATTAGATATCGCGATCTTATCGATCAGACCTACCATTTTCCACAAGAAGAGTTTGCACTTGTTGATGATAGCTTGTCGTTTCATGACATTCCCTTGATGGAATTGGCGAAGAAGTATGGTTCGCCGCTGAAGTTTGCCTATTTGCCCAAGATTTCGGCCAATATCCAGAGAGCCAAAAAATGGTTTGCTGATGCCATGGGCAAGCTGGATTACCAAGGCAACTATTACTATAGCTATTGTACCAAAAGCTCGCATTTTCAACATGTGCTCCATGAGGCCCTTAAAAACGATATCCACATAGAGACCTCATCGGCCTTTGACATCAACATAGTTGAGCTTTTAAGGCAACGGGGCAAAATAAAAGATGACACCTATGTCATCTGCAATGGTTTCAAACGGGCCCAGTATATCGACAATATTGCCCGATTGATAAACAATGGCCATGAGAACTGCATTCCTATAATCGACAATTATGAGGAAATCGAATTGCTGGCCGATGAGATCACTGACCCGTTCAAAATCGGAATTCGAATTGCATCGGAAGAAGAGCCAAAGTTCGAGTTCTACACCTCAAGGCTGGGTATTGGCTATAAAAGCATTGTGCCGTTCTATGAGGAGCAGATCAAGAACAATGATAAGGTTGAGCTGAAGATGCTGCACTTTTTCATCAATACAGGCATTCGTGACAACGCGTACTATTGGAACGAACTGCTCAAGTGCCTCAAGGTATATGTACGGTTGAAAAAAGTTTGCCCAACGCTTGATAGCTTGAATATTGGCGGGGGTTTCCCGACCAAAAACTCCCTCGCTTTCGAGTTTGATTATGCGTATATGGTGTACGAGATCATCAACCAGATAAAAATGGCTTGCGATGAGGCAGAGGTACCCGTGCCTCATATTTTCACAGAATTCGGAAGTTTCACCGTGGGCGAGAGCGGAGGTGCCATCTACAAGGTACTGTACCAAAAACAGCAAAACGACCGCGAAAAATGGAATATGATCGACTCTTCTTTCATAACCACCCTGCCCGATTCGTGGGCCATCAACAAGCGGTTCATTATGTTGCCCATTAACCGGTGGAACGATGAATATGAGCGTGTGCTGCTCGGGGGGCTCACCTGCGACAGCGATGACTACTACAATAGCGAGCAGCATATGAACGCAATTTATCTGCCCAAGTTCAAAAGGGATAAAGAGCTGTACATAGGTTTTTTCAATATAGGGGCCTACCAAGAGACCATAGGTGGATTCGGAGGGCTTCAACACTGTCTCATTCCCCATCCGAAGTACCTGCTGATCGATAGGGATGAAGAAGGAAATCTGACCACCACCCTATTCAAAGAACAGCAGTCCGCAGGGCAAATGCTTAAGATTTTGGGGTATCAACAAGAAGTTGATCAATCGGCCGAAACAAATAGGAAAGAAGTTTTAGAAGCATAA
- the speB gene encoding agmatinase, translating to MKTTRNYAGIPDGFAQLEKARVALLPVPYDGTSTWGKGADKGPEAFLDASENMELYDIETDSEVFRKGIYLAPPVMQNTSPEAMVNAVHKTTKEYIKRKKFVTIFGGEHSISIGTIRAFNECFDNLSVLHIDAHADLRESYNGTPFNHACAVHEASKTTNLVQVGIRSMDAIENTFMDREKTFFAHEMVNDDYWVDNVIELLTENVFITFDLDALDPSILPSTGTPEPGGLLWYETLEFLKRVFEEKNVVGFDIVELCPNPADRSSDFLAAKLYYKMLGYKFMSKIDLDEFEGQMATEEKSKTNPRFDEDED from the coding sequence GTGAAAACAACCAGAAATTATGCGGGCATCCCTGACGGGTTTGCCCAACTTGAAAAAGCACGTGTGGCATTGCTTCCGGTGCCCTATGATGGCACGAGTACATGGGGCAAAGGTGCCGACAAGGGTCCCGAAGCTTTTCTGGACGCCTCTGAGAACATGGAACTCTATGATATTGAAACAGATTCTGAGGTGTTCAGAAAAGGAATTTATTTGGCACCCCCAGTTATGCAGAACACTTCTCCCGAAGCCATGGTCAATGCCGTACACAAAACCACCAAAGAGTACATAAAGCGGAAGAAATTCGTGACCATTTTTGGTGGTGAGCACTCAATATCCATTGGCACAATCAGGGCTTTCAACGAGTGCTTTGACAATCTCTCGGTACTGCATATTGATGCCCATGCCGATCTGCGCGAATCGTATAATGGTACACCCTTTAACCATGCCTGTGCAGTGCATGAGGCCAGCAAGACCACAAACTTGGTCCAGGTTGGCATACGCAGTATGGATGCCATCGAAAACACTTTTATGGATAGGGAGAAAACCTTCTTTGCCCATGAAATGGTGAACGACGATTACTGGGTCGATAACGTGATAGAACTACTAACGGAAAATGTATTCATTACCTTCGACCTTGACGCCCTAGATCCTTCCATACTGCCGTCGACGGGCACCCCTGAACCAGGCGGACTGCTTTGGTACGAAACCCTTGAGTTTTTGAAAAGGGTCTTTGAAGAAAAAAATGTTGTGGGCTTTGACATTGTTGAACTGTGCCCCAATCCGGCCGATAGGTCAAGTGACTTTTTGGCTGCCAAACTCTACTATAAAATGTTGGGCTATAAGTTCATGTCGAAGATCGATTTGGATGAGTTTGAAGGGCAAATGGCCACCGAAGAAAAAAGTAAAACCAACCCCAGATTTGACGAAGATGAAGACTAA
- a CDS encoding deoxyhypusine synthase family protein, protein MKTKGPLSQFIEKYYLHFNAAALVDAAKAYEEQLKHGGKMLVSMAGAMSTAELGKIFAEIIRQDKVHIISCTGANLEEDIMNLVAHSHYKRVPNYRDLTPQDEWELLEKGLNRVTDTCIPEEEAFRRLQQHIFEIWKEADEKGERYFPHEFMYKLLLSGVLEQYYEIDIKDSWMYAAAKKNLPIVVPGWEDSTMGNIFASYVLKGELKASTMKSGIEYMTFLADWYTLNSKKGIGFFQIGGGIAGDFPICVVPMLYQDMERTDTPFWSYFCQISDSTTSYGSYSGAVPNEKITWGKLDIDTPKFIIESDATIVAPLIFAYLLDQ, encoded by the coding sequence ATGAAGACTAAAGGACCCTTATCACAGTTTATAGAGAAGTATTACCTGCATTTCAATGCAGCTGCGCTGGTCGATGCCGCCAAAGCCTATGAAGAGCAACTGAAGCACGGTGGCAAAATGTTGGTCTCGATGGCCGGTGCCATGAGCACGGCCGAATTGGGCAAGATATTCGCCGAAATTATCAGGCAAGACAAAGTCCACATCATTTCATGTACCGGGGCAAACCTGGAAGAGGATATCATGAACTTGGTTGCCCATTCGCATTATAAAAGGGTGCCCAATTATCGCGATTTGACACCTCAGGATGAATGGGAGCTACTTGAAAAGGGCCTCAATCGGGTAACCGATACCTGCATCCCCGAAGAAGAAGCCTTCAGAAGGTTGCAACAGCACATCTTTGAAATCTGGAAAGAGGCAGATGAAAAGGGTGAGCGTTATTTCCCACATGAATTTATGTACAAGCTTTTACTGTCAGGGGTCTTGGAGCAGTATTATGAAATCGATATTAAAGATAGTTGGATGTACGCCGCGGCAAAAAAAAACCTGCCTATAGTGGTTCCCGGTTGGGAAGACAGTACCATGGGGAATATCTTTGCATCATACGTGCTAAAGGGTGAGCTAAAGGCCAGTACCATGAAATCAGGTATTGAATACATGACGTTTTTGGCCGATTGGTATACGCTCAATTCAAAAAAAGGAATTGGTTTTTTCCAAATAGGTGGCGGTATTGCGGGCGATTTTCCAATTTGCGTCGTTCCCATGCTCTACCAAGATATGGAGCGCACCGATACACCCTTCTGGAGCTATTTTTGTCAAATCAGCGACAGCACCACAAGTTACGGTTCGTACTCGGGTGCGGTGCCCAATGAAAAGATTACTTGGGGCAAACTCGATATCGATACCCCAAAATTTATCATTGAAAGCGATGCAACCATTGTAGCGCCATTGATTTTTGCTTATCTTTTGGATCAATAG
- a CDS encoding RMD1 family protein — translation MATVIAYLYASGINLRQCRGNVSHELLFSDSDELFYKVGEKKYLFIFQYGMVAFFGHSESEILATFKSLETAAKNRYETPFFDTISMSLNSSDDKVAFNHVSLKDADEEAIRLVMLNASQSVALERYAEVTEEMLGSTQQHTQYLEKRKARYRWKQAETIYR, via the coding sequence GTGGCAACCGTCATAGCCTATCTATATGCTTCGGGCATAAACCTTCGCCAGTGCAGGGGCAACGTTTCGCACGAACTTCTTTTTTCTGATAGCGACGAACTTTTCTATAAGGTCGGCGAAAAGAAATACCTATTTATTTTCCAATATGGCATGGTCGCTTTTTTTGGTCATTCAGAAAGTGAGATTCTGGCAACTTTCAAATCATTGGAAACAGCTGCAAAAAACCGGTATGAGACCCCATTTTTTGACACGATCAGTATGTCGCTCAATTCTAGTGACGATAAAGTGGCTTTTAACCATGTTTCGCTCAAAGATGCCGATGAAGAGGCCATACGCCTGGTTATGCTCAATGCCTCACAATCTGTTGCCCTAGAGCGGTACGCCGAGGTTACTGAAGAGATGTTGGGAAGCACCCAACAGCATACCCAGTACCTCGAAAAAAGGAAGGCTCGATATCGGTGGAAACAAGCTGAAACGATATATCGGTAA